DNA from Gramella sp. MAR_2010_147:
CCGTGTCTTTGTAATCTTATTTTTACTGGCATAAAAATTAAATTTTGGGGTTCTCGACCCCGATTATTAATAAGTGTGCAAAGATACTACATTTTTCTAATTTTCAAGTTTTTGCAGGTTTTATTTAGAGGTGTCTTTTCGTGTAAGAAATTAAGTGTTGATTATATAGTTGGGAAGATTTTTAGTTAAAAATTTAGCTTGCTGTTAAAAGAGGTTAATTAGTGCTAAACCCTGTTAAATAGGTTGTTGAGAAGGATTCGTGGTGTTATATTTACTCAAGGAAAAACAAAAAAATTAAAGCTATGAGTTATTCAAAAGAAGTTTCTAATAAGTTAAATGAATTATTGGAAAAGAATTATGATGCTGAGAAAGGATACAAATTGGCAGCGGAAAAAGTAAAAAGACAGGATCTAAAAAGCTTTTTTACTCAAAGAGCACAGGAAAGATATGATTTTGGACATGAGTTAAAATCTGAGATTAGAAATTTTGGAGAAAATCCAGATAAAGGTTCAAGTTTAAAAGGAGATGTTCATAGATCCTGGATGAACCTGAAAGCAAGTCTTTCTAATGACAAAGACGAATCTGTACTGGAAGAAGCGATCCGCGGAGAAAAATCTGCTGTAGAAGAATACGAAAATGTTATGAAAGAAAAAGAAATGCCTGCTTCTACTCAGAACATATTGATGAAGCAGAAAAATGCGATCGTGGCTTCGTTAAACGAAGTAAAGACCCTTGAAAAACAGGCGTAACCA
Protein-coding regions in this window:
- a CDS encoding PA2169 family four-helix-bundle protein, which encodes MSYSKEVSNKLNELLEKNYDAEKGYKLAAEKVKRQDLKSFFTQRAQERYDFGHELKSEIRNFGENPDKGSSLKGDVHRSWMNLKASLSNDKDESVLEEAIRGEKSAVEEYENVMKEKEMPASTQNILMKQKNAIVASLNEVKTLEKQA